Proteins encoded in a region of the Mercenaria mercenaria strain notata chromosome 1, MADL_Memer_1, whole genome shotgun sequence genome:
- the LOC123544468 gene encoding uncharacterized protein LOC123544468: protein MDNPPTAVKSFCCQRSITYGILVCVALFIVLIYTSIGNISVLNRTFNTSYIHVFGYKDEERLSYNTKNISETKNGVNGKTNREEEMNMSYNIKGESDTKNSVHGSTYSDNNNEVLTLARKVSSYNKTVLVSVVNDAYLLFAYSWLCNTRAMGVHKSVLVITTDNESKIKLNRDWPEVSVFHLKLDIPKGDQEYSHVGYVKIMIRRTEIILSLLLANIDLLLLEFDYVWLSNPIPGLQRRSGVDMLVNPVSNTGGTIFNGGLLYLFATNRTIAFWTKLTEMMLKLERDIKEKPDKNAISEGQNDQIFLSKLIRERYANITTELLTLDVYADGKWYSMTDAQRQQLHPIVISNNWIIGNKNKINRAKKWNHWFLRPDNTTCDLEMVTKTVYTEI, encoded by the exons ATGGATAATCCACCTACTGCAGTGAAAAGTTTCTGCTGTCAACGGTCAATAACATATGGAATTCTTGTTTGCGTCGCCTTATTCATTGTTCTAATATATACAAGCATAGGAAATATATCTGTCTTAAACAGAACTTTCAATACATCATATATACATGTGTTCGGATACAAAGACGAGGAACGTTTATCATATAACACGAAGAACATAAGTGAAACTAAAAATGGTGTAAATGGTAAAACAAATAGAGAAGAAGAGATGAACATGTCATATAATATTAAAGGCGAAAGTGATACTAAAAATAGTGTACATGGTAGCACATATAGTGACAATAATAATGAAGTTCTAACTTTAGCAAGAAAAGTTAGTTCATATAATAAGACAGTTTTAGTCAGCGTAGTAAATGACGCATATTTACTATTTGCTTACAGCTGGCTTTGTAACACAAGGGCTATGGGAGTTCATAAATCTGTATTAGTAATTACAACGGATAATGAATCCAAAATCAAACTTAATAGGGACTGGCCTGAAGTGTCAGTTTTCCATCTAAAACTTGATATACCCAAAGGTGATCAAGAATATAGCCATGTTGGctatgttaaaattatgattCGTAGGAcagaaataattttgtctttattACTGGCAAACATTGACTTGCTTTTACTTGAATTTGACTACGTTTGGCTTTCAAACCCAATACCTGGCTTGCAAAGGCGATCTGGTGTTGACATGTTGGTGAATCCAGTTTCTAATACAGGAGGAACTATTTTCAATGGAGGACTTCTTTATCTTTTTGCAACAAACCGGACTATAGCCTTCTGGACAAAGCTGACGGAAATGATGCTGAAGCTTGAACGAGATATAAAGGAGAAACCAGATAAAAACGCAATATCCGAAGGGCAAAATGACCAGATATTCTTGTCTAAGTTAATTCGTGAAAG GTATGCAAATATTACTACAGAATTACTGACCCTGGATGTATACGCTGATGGTAAATGGTACAGTATGACTGACGCCCAGAGGCAGCAATTACACCCTATTGTTATCAGCAACAACTGGATAATAG GAAACAAGAATAAAATCAACAGAGCAAAGAAATGGAATCATTGGTTTCTACGACCTGATAACACCACGTGTGATCTGGAAATGGTGACTAAGACTGTGTACACAGAAATCtag